The Vicia villosa cultivar HV-30 ecotype Madison, WI linkage group LG1, Vvil1.0, whole genome shotgun sequence genome includes a region encoding these proteins:
- the LOC131593535 gene encoding uncharacterized protein LOC131593535, whose amino-acid sequence MFQSPGKTIKEESRPKDKPSNSKEKEDKEGETEEKEAPYVPPPPYKPPLPYPQRFEKSKSIGHFKKFVEILKQLNITIPFTLAITQIPSYAKFLKEILSNKKKIEDNETVTWENLSPKLKDSGSFSIPCNIEKFVIDKALYNLGASISLMPLSICEKLNMGDLRPTKMSVELADRSVKYPIGVLENIPVCIGQFYIPTDFIIMDIKEDVNTPIILGRPFLATVGAIIDVKKGKLTFEVGEEKVEFILTQFLQAPAIEDTCYLVDVIDECLREIGLSEESYSEVIKKSQRRD is encoded by the coding sequence ATGTTCCAAAGCCCTGGTAAGACAATTAAGGAGGAAAGTAGACCCAAAGATAAACCAAGTAACTCGAAAGAGAAAGAGGACAAGGAAGGCGAGACGGAGGAAAAAGAAGCGCCATACGTACCTCCACCACCCTATAAACCACCTCTCCCGTACCCTCAAAGATTCGAAAAATCTAAAAGCATAGGGCATTttaagaaatttgtagaaattctTAAACAATTGAACATTACAATTCCTTTTACATTAGCTATTACACAAATACCCTCATATGCTAAgttcctaaaagaaatcctatcgAATAAGAAGAAAATAGAAGACAATGAGACCGTAACATGGGAGAATTTGTCACCTAAGCTGAAAGACTCAGGAAGTTTCTCCATACCCTGCAATATAGAAAAATTTGTCATAGACAAAGCTCTGTACAACTTAGGAGCTAGTATTAgcctaatgcctttgtccatttgcgAGAAACTTAACATGGGAGACCTTAGACCAACCAAGATGTCAGTAGAACTTGCAGACCGTTCCGTTAAGTATCCTATAGGTGTTCTTGAAAACATACCCGTCTGCATCGGACAATTCTACATCCCTACGGATTTCATAATTATGGACATAAAGGAAGACGTCAATACCCCTATAATCTTAGGAAGACCGTTTCTAGCTACCGTTGGAGCTATTATAGACGTAAAGAAAGGCAAATTGACATTCGAAGTAGGTGAGGAGAAGGTCGAGTTTATTCTAACACAATTCCTTCAAGCCCCAGCTATAGAAGATACATGCTATCTGGTGGATGTTATTGATGAATGTCTAAGAGAGATAGGATTATCAGAAGAATCTTACTCTGAAGTTATAAAGAAGAGTCAACGCAGAGACTGA